The Gillisia sp. Hel_I_86 genome has a segment encoding these proteins:
- a CDS encoding TIGR02757 family protein, producing the protein MSPTELKEFLDSKVVQYNNFDFIESDPISIPHRFSLKEDIEIAGFLAATIAWGNRKSIIKNANRMMAHLENSPYDFVMNHAEEDLEPLNDFVHRTFNGLDFKSFIRSLKHVYTHHDGLEAIFSIPTNNGSLQPHISNFKRVFFEIDHLPRTKKHVSDPLKGSAAKRINMYLRWMIRKDNAGVDFGIWKSISPALLSCPLDVHSGNVARKLGLLGRKQNDAKAVLELDLSLRKLDKEDPVKYDFALFGLGVFEKF; encoded by the coding sequence TTGTCACCTACAGAATTAAAAGAATTTCTAGATTCCAAAGTTGTTCAATACAATAATTTCGATTTTATTGAAAGCGATCCTATAAGTATCCCGCATAGGTTTTCCCTCAAGGAAGATATAGAAATAGCGGGTTTTTTGGCAGCTACCATTGCATGGGGAAATAGAAAAAGTATCATAAAAAATGCAAATAGAATGATGGCTCATCTCGAAAATTCTCCTTATGACTTTGTGATGAACCATGCTGAAGAGGATCTGGAACCTTTAAATGATTTTGTCCATAGGACTTTTAACGGCTTGGATTTCAAGAGTTTTATTAGAAGTTTGAAACATGTTTATACGCATCATGATGGTTTGGAAGCAATATTCTCCATCCCGACGAATAATGGATCCCTACAACCACATATTTCTAATTTTAAGCGTGTTTTCTTTGAAATCGATCATCTGCCCAGAACCAAAAAGCATGTGAGTGATCCACTAAAGGGATCGGCAGCAAAAAGAATAAACATGTACTTACGGTGGATGATACGGAAAGACAATGCAGGGGTTGATTTTGGAATTTGGAAAAGCATTTCTCCAGCACTTTTATCCTGCCCTTTAGACGTGCACTCTGGTAACGTTGCTAGAAAATTGGGTTTATTGGGGAGGAAGCAGAACGATGCAAAAGCTGTTTTGGAGCTAGACCTTTCCTTAAGGAAATTGGATAAAGAAGACCCTGTAAAATACGACTTTGCCCTGTTTGGGCTAGGGGTGTTTGAGAAATTTTAA
- a CDS encoding sensor histidine kinase, whose protein sequence is MIHALKPENEAARIASLNELQILDSGPELNYDNIAQLASYICEVPVSLITLLAEDKQWIKARIGTDICDTERNISFCSHAILEPDELMEVQDTLLDPRFINNPLVTSDANIRFYAGMPIRAKNGEALGTLCVLDRKPHTLNDKQKEALKALAKQVESLFELRRQNLSLEKVKKELGIKNNLLKEFAGTVSHDMKMPLANMIITSDLLKAKYGGLLDDTGLNYLTYLKQSSFRLSNYITDILNHYESDTLLDTHTESFDLQDVLEQIIDLLNIKFDCEINLPEDNLTIQCNRAAFQQIFFNLIGNSLKYNNQEKIVIDVTGIEKNGYYHFSITDNGIGIPENKQEAIFELFTIVEEADRSGNRGNGIGLSTVKKLVNNLGGEISVKSVVNKGTTFYFTIKRAV, encoded by the coding sequence ATGATTCATGCATTAAAACCTGAGAATGAAGCCGCTCGAATTGCTTCGCTAAACGAACTTCAAATTCTCGATTCTGGACCAGAATTAAATTATGATAATATAGCACAATTGGCGTCTTATATTTGTGAAGTGCCTGTTTCACTTATTACTTTGCTGGCAGAGGATAAGCAATGGATAAAAGCCAGAATTGGAACAGATATCTGCGATACGGAAAGAAATATTTCATTTTGTTCCCATGCCATTTTGGAACCGGATGAATTAATGGAAGTTCAGGACACGTTGTTAGATCCTAGATTTATTAATAATCCTCTAGTAACCTCAGATGCAAATATTCGCTTTTATGCAGGTATGCCAATTAGGGCCAAGAATGGTGAAGCTTTAGGAACTTTATGTGTATTGGACCGCAAACCTCATACCCTAAATGATAAGCAAAAGGAAGCTCTTAAAGCCCTAGCTAAACAAGTGGAGTCTTTGTTCGAACTGCGGCGTCAAAATCTTTCTTTAGAGAAAGTTAAAAAGGAACTGGGGATAAAAAATAATTTGCTCAAAGAATTTGCTGGCACTGTATCTCACGACATGAAAATGCCCTTAGCAAATATGATAATCACTTCAGATCTTCTTAAAGCCAAGTATGGAGGTTTGTTGGATGATACCGGACTTAATTATCTTACCTATTTAAAACAATCTTCCTTTAGGTTGAGCAACTACATCACCGATATCCTTAACCATTACGAAAGTGACACCCTATTGGACACCCATACAGAAAGTTTTGATCTCCAGGATGTTTTAGAACAAATTATAGATCTATTGAATATAAAATTCGATTGCGAGATCAATCTTCCAGAAGATAATTTAACAATTCAGTGCAACAGGGCCGCATTTCAGCAAATATTCTTCAACCTCATTGGGAACAGCCTTAAATACAACAATCAAGAAAAGATTGTTATAGACGTCACAGGTATTGAAAAAAACGGTTATTACCATTTTTCCATAACAGATAACGGTATTGGAATTCCCGAGAATAAGCAAGAAGCTATTTTTGAACTATTTACGATTGTAGAAGAAGCCGATAGAAGCGGAAACCGTGGAAACGGAATTGGACTCTCTACAGTTAAAAAATTAGTGAACAATTTAGGAGGAGAAATTTCAGTAAAATCAGTGGTAAACAAAGGAACCACCTTCTATTTTACTATCAAGCGAGCGGTTTAG
- a CDS encoding GAF domain-containing sensor histidine kinase, with the protein MEYKTAFNEKLRQSVLADYDISKTTTEEDFNQLTFLAATICHAPTAFLSIIDRDLVWLKSKTGIEIDEIERKKAFAQRTLESKEDLFCINYSDAPHVFDEAGKHYHDHYKFYIGLPLKNTEGYTIGVLSVLDTKERQLKKYQVEGLQALANQCMKLFEFAKQNKRFGVIQKKLKQKYQELEKFASVVSHDIKSPLANIISLTELLKVENQGKFDEETTQYLNYLNESSYSLRHYVDGILSFYRSEHILEKDYENVDLHNLLSGIAHLYDVANDVEIDYPETATLKNVNKAALTQVFLNLVSNALKYNTKEHRKIQITFKQTEAFYHFAVIDNGDGFSEENSSKIFELFTTLDTNDRDGNPGSGIGLATVKKLINSMGGTIKVNSTPGEGSTFQFTIKRV; encoded by the coding sequence ATGGAATATAAAACAGCGTTTAATGAGAAGTTACGGCAATCTGTATTAGCAGATTATGATATTTCCAAAACGACTACAGAAGAAGATTTTAATCAACTCACCTTTTTGGCAGCTACAATCTGCCATGCCCCTACAGCATTTTTAAGTATAATAGATAGAGATCTTGTTTGGCTTAAATCCAAAACGGGTATCGAGATTGATGAGATCGAGCGAAAAAAGGCATTTGCTCAACGCACTTTGGAATCTAAAGAAGACCTATTTTGCATAAATTATTCTGACGCACCCCATGTGTTCGACGAAGCTGGAAAACACTACCACGACCACTATAAATTCTATATAGGCCTTCCATTAAAAAATACTGAGGGATATACCATTGGAGTATTAAGTGTTCTGGACACCAAAGAACGTCAACTTAAAAAATATCAAGTAGAGGGCCTCCAGGCACTGGCCAATCAATGCATGAAGTTGTTTGAGTTTGCCAAGCAAAACAAAAGGTTTGGTGTTATCCAGAAAAAACTTAAACAGAAATACCAAGAACTTGAAAAATTTGCAAGTGTGGTTTCTCATGATATAAAGTCTCCCTTGGCCAATATAATTTCGCTTACTGAATTACTGAAAGTAGAAAATCAGGGGAAATTCGATGAAGAAACTACCCAATATTTAAACTATCTAAATGAATCTTCCTATTCCCTTCGGCATTATGTGGATGGGATTTTGAGTTTTTACCGAAGCGAGCATATTTTAGAAAAGGATTACGAAAACGTGGATTTGCATAATCTCCTTAGCGGAATTGCACATTTATACGATGTAGCTAATGATGTAGAAATAGATTATCCAGAAACTGCAACACTAAAAAATGTTAACAAAGCTGCCCTAACCCAGGTTTTTCTTAATTTAGTTAGCAACGCCTTAAAGTACAATACTAAGGAACATAGGAAGATCCAAATCACCTTTAAACAGACCGAAGCCTTCTACCACTTTGCTGTGATTGATAATGGCGATGGTTTTTCCGAAGAAAATTCTTCCAAGATCTTTGAGCTTTTTACTACACTGGACACCAATGATCGTGATGGAAACCCCGGGAGTGGCATTGGTTTGGCAACTGTAAAGAAACTTATTAATAGTATGGGAGGAACCATAAAAGTGAATTCTACTCCAGGAGAAGGAAGCACGTTCCAATTTACTATTAAGCGAGTTTAG
- a CDS encoding BatA domain-containing protein has product MQFYHPEVLYALVLLLIPIIVHLFQLRKFQTEYFTNLKFLKKLSLQTRKSSRIKKWLVLATRLLALASIILAFSQPYFPSNTSKAQDVETIIYLDNSFSMEAIGKKGKLLERSIQELLESNFMDKNISLFTNSEGFQNMTKEDLQNIDYSGDQVSFETALLKASNSFSKDTSTIKKFLVISDLQQNLGFPIDNKDSEIDIYTYQLSPERKENLKIDTAYLSSDDRDSRILNVTMSNTGNSSQSTPVSLYNNDKLIGKTSASLEANSSANLKFPINDTEIPQGNIQIEDNGLLFDNTLYFSLNKILPIKVCSINREKSDFLARIYSSPKFDYSSFLDTAINYNALTDADVIILNEIPELNEILASSLSKLASKNKVFIIIPSAENLGSNFINFTKKLGISGFDKLQEQEKLITGIKFQHPIYKGVFEQQVKNFEYPKVQISYKLSSGSNTILSLQDNQPFLFQKGNSFIFSAPLNSKNSNFIQSPLVVPTFYKMAISNINIPPLYSYLGRENKITVPIPVNNDEVVKLSSEKISFIPQQKSSDGKIEITTNELPQSPDNYSVELRGTHKMSISYNVSREESKMVYEDLGNVKNIQQIEDLNEFFISEGYVTEKNTFWKWFVTFALLFLVIETLLLKYFK; this is encoded by the coding sequence ATGCAGTTTTATCATCCAGAGGTATTATACGCGCTTGTACTGCTGCTTATTCCAATAATTGTCCATTTATTTCAGCTTAGAAAATTCCAAACCGAATATTTTACCAATCTAAAATTTCTTAAGAAGCTTAGTCTTCAAACCCGAAAAAGCTCCAGAATAAAAAAATGGTTGGTACTTGCAACCAGATTATTGGCCCTCGCTTCCATTATTTTGGCTTTTTCCCAACCTTATTTTCCTTCCAATACTTCCAAAGCCCAAGACGTAGAAACCATAATTTATTTGGATAATTCCTTTAGCATGGAAGCTATAGGTAAAAAAGGAAAGTTATTGGAACGTAGCATTCAGGAGTTATTGGAAAGTAATTTTATGGATAAGAACATCTCTTTATTTACTAATTCCGAAGGTTTTCAGAACATGACTAAAGAAGACCTTCAAAATATCGATTATTCAGGAGATCAGGTGAGTTTCGAAACGGCATTATTAAAGGCGTCCAATAGTTTTTCAAAGGATACTAGTACGATAAAGAAATTTCTTGTAATTTCTGACCTTCAGCAAAATTTAGGGTTCCCAATAGATAACAAGGATTCTGAGATTGATATTTATACATATCAGCTGTCTCCAGAGCGAAAAGAAAACTTAAAGATAGATACTGCATATCTATCTTCTGATGACAGGGACTCCAGAATTTTAAACGTTACTATGAGCAATACTGGTAACAGCTCGCAAAGCACCCCCGTTTCGCTTTATAACAACGATAAACTAATTGGAAAGACCAGTGCGAGTCTGGAGGCAAACAGTTCGGCAAACCTAAAATTTCCAATCAATGATACCGAAATACCGCAAGGGAACATCCAGATAGAAGACAACGGACTGTTATTCGACAATACCCTCTACTTCTCCCTTAATAAAATCTTGCCGATCAAAGTGTGCAGTATCAATCGTGAAAAAAGTGATTTTTTGGCAAGGATATATTCGAGTCCCAAATTCGATTACAGCAGTTTTTTAGATACTGCTATTAATTATAATGCGCTTACCGATGCAGATGTTATCATTTTAAATGAAATCCCAGAGCTTAATGAAATCTTGGCTTCCAGCCTTTCCAAATTGGCATCAAAAAACAAAGTTTTCATCATTATTCCTTCCGCAGAAAATTTGGGATCCAATTTTATTAACTTCACTAAAAAATTAGGGATTTCAGGATTTGACAAACTACAGGAACAAGAGAAATTAATAACAGGAATAAAATTTCAGCATCCAATTTATAAAGGTGTATTCGAGCAACAGGTTAAAAATTTTGAATATCCAAAAGTGCAGATCAGTTATAAATTAAGCTCAGGTTCCAATACCATTCTTTCGCTACAGGATAATCAGCCTTTTTTATTTCAAAAGGGAAATTCATTTATCTTTTCGGCTCCCTTAAATTCAAAAAATTCAAATTTCATACAGTCACCTCTGGTAGTTCCCACCTTTTATAAAATGGCTATTTCCAATATCAATATCCCTCCTTTATACAGTTATTTAGGGAGGGAAAATAAGATCACGGTCCCAATTCCGGTTAATAATGACGAGGTGGTGAAATTGAGTTCAGAAAAAATATCTTTTATTCCACAGCAAAAAAGTTCCGATGGAAAAATAGAAATTACTACCAACGAATTGCCCCAGAGCCCCGATAATTATTCCGTAGAACTAAGAGGAACCCATAAAATGTCCATTAGTTATAATGTTTCCAGGGAGGAAAGCAAGATGGTTTATGAGGATTTAGGCAATGTTAAAAATATACAACAGATCGAGGATCTAAATGAATTCTTTATTTCTGAAGGCTATGTAACCGAAAAGAATACTTTTTGGAAATGGTTTGTTACTTTTGCACTGTTATTTTTAGTTATCGAAACTTTACTTTTAAAATATTTTAAATGA
- a CDS encoding dihydroorotase has translation MKLLLKAAKIIDPGSKYHHKKVDILIEGGIIKKIGVSLKVKNVDKEIDLKNLHISQGWFDSSVSFGEPGYEERETIKNGLKTAGHSGFTQIALNPGTNPVLDNNGSITSVKSKAENNVVQLFTIGALTNKSEGKDLAELYDMHQAGAIAFGDYKKAISHPNLLKLSLLYAQNFDGLVQSFPQDDQIAGYGLVNEHINSTSLGLNGIPALAEELQIIRDLYILEYTGGKLHIPTISTEKSVKLIKEAKKKGLDVSCSVAIHNLIYTDDELKEFDTRYKVLPPLRTKMDVKALRKAVLDGIIDMVTSDHTPIDLEHKKVEFENALYGTIGLESAFGALSTIFDLDETISLLTKGRARFKIPEVEIKEGNQANFSLFDPDGESTFNKENIHSSSNNSMFLDLKLKGKVYGIINGSRSSLPVKG, from the coding sequence ATGAAGCTACTTCTTAAGGCTGCCAAAATAATAGATCCAGGATCTAAATACCATCACAAAAAGGTTGATATTTTAATTGAAGGAGGAATAATTAAAAAGATTGGTGTTAGCTTAAAAGTTAAAAATGTAGATAAAGAGATAGATCTTAAAAACCTCCACATTTCACAAGGTTGGTTTGATAGTAGTGTAAGTTTTGGAGAGCCGGGATATGAAGAACGCGAAACCATTAAAAATGGACTTAAAACAGCTGGGCACAGCGGATTCACCCAAATTGCCCTTAATCCTGGCACCAACCCTGTATTGGATAATAACGGAAGTATCACATCGGTAAAATCCAAAGCAGAGAACAACGTGGTACAATTATTTACCATTGGGGCACTAACCAACAAATCTGAAGGAAAAGATCTTGCTGAACTCTACGATATGCACCAAGCGGGAGCAATTGCTTTTGGAGATTATAAAAAGGCAATTTCCCATCCAAATCTCTTAAAGCTCTCTTTGCTTTATGCTCAAAATTTCGACGGACTTGTACAATCATTTCCGCAGGACGATCAAATTGCGGGTTATGGCCTGGTGAATGAGCACATTAATAGTACTTCCCTTGGGCTTAATGGAATCCCCGCTTTAGCAGAAGAGTTACAGATAATTCGGGATCTTTATATTTTGGAATACACCGGTGGTAAATTACATATCCCAACCATTTCTACTGAAAAATCGGTAAAACTGATCAAAGAAGCCAAAAAGAAAGGACTGGATGTAAGTTGCAGTGTTGCAATCCACAATTTGATCTACACCGATGATGAATTAAAAGAATTTGACACCCGCTACAAAGTTTTACCTCCTTTACGAACCAAGATGGATGTAAAAGCATTGCGCAAAGCAGTTCTGGACGGTATCATAGATATGGTAACCTCAGACCATACCCCGATAGATTTGGAACACAAAAAAGTAGAGTTCGAAAATGCACTTTATGGAACCATTGGCTTAGAGTCGGCTTTTGGAGCACTCTCTACAATTTTCGATTTGGATGAAACCATAAGCCTTTTGACCAAAGGAAGGGCGCGTTTTAAAATTCCGGAAGTAGAAATCAAAGAAGGAAACCAGGCTAATTTCAGCCTTTTTGATCCTGATGGAGAAAGCACTTTCAATAAAGAAAACATACATTCAAGTTCCAATAACAGTATGTTCCTTGACCTAAAGTTAAAAGGAAAGGTCTACGGAATTATAAATGGAAGCAGATCTAGCCTGCCTGTTAAAGGTTAA
- a CDS encoding DUF4870 domain-containing protein has translation MDTTTENGKTAAIVAYLTIVGTIIAYFMNNDTKNPFASFHIRQALGIHITYFLLGAFVSIFDSWMVSYSFWIFIIILWGYGLVTAIQGEQKEVPLLGAQFQKWFSTVN, from the coding sequence ATGGATACTACTACCGAAAATGGAAAAACAGCAGCAATTGTAGCCTATCTCACAATCGTTGGCACCATCATCGCCTATTTTATGAATAACGATACAAAGAACCCATTTGCAAGTTTTCATATAAGACAGGCTTTAGGAATACATATCACCTACTTTCTTTTGGGAGCGTTTGTGAGTATTTTTGACAGTTGGATGGTTTCCTATTCCTTTTGGATCTTTATTATAATTCTTTGGGGGTATGGTTTAGTTACTGCAATTCAAGGAGAACAAAAAGAAGTTCCTTTATTGGGAGCGCAATTTCAAAAATGGTTTAGCACAGTAAATTAA
- a CDS encoding alpha/beta hydrolase: MTTIPLSLTHLVRPSSLTSGKAPTLIMLHGYGSDENDLFSFASELPEELLIISARAPYQLQPYGNAWYAINFDSVQGKFSDNEQAKESRVAISNFIDEVIANYPVDESNITLLGFSQGTILSYAVGLSEPSKIKNIIALSGYINTEIITPEFEKNDFSGLSVYASHGSQDQVIPVAWARKAPELLKELGIEHTYSEFPVGHGVHPQNFTELKKWLEERL; this comes from the coding sequence ATGACTACAATACCCCTTTCCCTCACCCATCTTGTAAGGCCTTCTTCGTTAACTTCGGGTAAAGCCCCCACACTTATCATGTTGCATGGCTATGGGAGCGATGAAAATGATCTATTTTCTTTTGCCAGCGAATTGCCCGAAGAATTGTTGATAATATCTGCCAGAGCGCCTTATCAGCTTCAACCTTATGGAAATGCATGGTATGCCATAAATTTTGACTCGGTTCAAGGGAAATTCAGTGACAATGAACAAGCAAAGGAATCTCGAGTGGCGATCTCGAATTTTATAGATGAAGTGATTGCCAATTATCCTGTAGATGAAAGTAATATTACACTGTTAGGATTTAGCCAGGGAACTATTTTAAGCTATGCAGTTGGTTTAAGCGAACCTTCCAAGATTAAAAATATAATTGCTTTAAGTGGTTACATTAATACCGAAATTATTACTCCTGAATTCGAAAAGAATGATTTTTCAGGTCTTTCTGTTTATGCTTCCCACGGAAGTCAAGATCAGGTGATCCCTGTAGCTTGGGCAAGAAAAGCTCCAGAACTGCTTAAAGAGTTAGGAATTGAACATACGTATTCTGAATTCCCTGTGGGTCACGGCGTACATCCTCAGAACTTTACGGAACTTAAAAAGTGGTTAGAAGAGCGTCTTTAA
- a CDS encoding MBL fold metallo-hydrolase, which yields MQITFLGTGTSQGIPVIGSTHPVCLSENPKDKRLRVSVLVEWEDYIILIDCGPDFRAQMLSNGVEKLDAILFTHEHNDHTAGLDDIRPFFFRQGDIPIYAHNRVIESLKKRFEYILSKDNKYPGAPSVIVNQIKNKAFKFKNLLITPINAMHNRLQVFGFRLKDFAYLTDVKTIEPAEIDKLKGVKVLVINALRKEPHHSHFNLEDALAFIAEVKPAQAYLTHISHMLGFHEEIQATLPKNVFLAYDNLKITI from the coding sequence TTGCAAATAACATTTTTAGGCACAGGTACTTCACAGGGAATCCCAGTTATTGGTAGCACCCACCCAGTTTGTTTAAGTGAAAACCCCAAAGATAAACGTTTAAGGGTCTCTGTTCTTGTAGAATGGGAGGATTATATTATTTTAATTGATTGTGGTCCAGATTTTAGAGCCCAAATGTTATCTAATGGTGTAGAGAAATTGGATGCGATTTTATTTACTCATGAGCATAACGATCACACGGCAGGATTAGATGATATCAGGCCATTTTTCTTTAGACAAGGAGATATTCCAATATACGCGCATAATAGGGTAATAGAATCGCTTAAAAAGCGGTTTGAATATATATTGAGCAAGGATAACAAATATCCCGGAGCTCCTAGTGTAATAGTAAACCAAATAAAAAACAAAGCTTTTAAATTTAAAAATTTGCTTATAACCCCCATAAATGCCATGCATAACAGGTTACAGGTATTTGGTTTTAGATTAAAGGATTTTGCGTATTTAACCGATGTTAAAACCATTGAGCCCGCGGAAATAGATAAATTGAAAGGAGTAAAGGTTTTGGTGATAAATGCGCTTAGAAAGGAACCACACCATTCTCATTTTAATTTGGAAGATGCTTTGGCATTTATTGCTGAAGTAAAACCAGCGCAAGCTTACCTAACTCATATAAGCCACATGTTGGGATTTCATGAGGAGATCCAGGCAACTTTGCCGAAAAATGTATTTTTGGCCTATGACAACTTAAAAATCACGATTTAA
- a CDS encoding TonB-dependent receptor produces the protein MPITIMGDREFENVPSIKSKALRINLNENIYGTFAEIGAGQETVRNFFRAGGASGTIAKAMSAYDKDFSDAIYGVEDDKRYVTEARLKKMLSYEINLIEDRISREKHPNKLFFSYANTVATIDFAKKYKGHGWIGIRYQVDPNEDYNEISLHIRFHENDARLQQNTLGILGVNLIYGAYYKYDNPKKLLRYLYDHIDKDQIEIDTINFSGPRFEKVDNRLMSLQLVKNGMTDAVMFAPDGNNILPARILYKKNILALRGSFRPVTNVNMDMYKRSLELFIQENKVEEENTEVIFEITLSNLRAEGEIDERDFMDRAELLCSLGQTVMISNFQEYYKVVEYFSRYTKERMGLAMGVNNLIDIFDEKYYRHLSGGILEAFGKLFFKDLKVYLYPLKDQETGEIINSENLKVHPRMKELFKFFKYNGKVVDIEGYNPNVLDIFSREILQMIHEGKTGWENMLPERTASMIKNQNLFGYKEHSLQDKS, from the coding sequence ATGCCCATTACCATTATGGGGGATCGTGAGTTTGAAAACGTTCCTTCAATTAAAAGTAAAGCTTTACGAATAAATCTAAATGAAAATATTTACGGCACCTTTGCCGAAATAGGTGCAGGACAAGAAACTGTTAGGAATTTCTTTAGAGCTGGTGGAGCTTCTGGTACTATTGCCAAGGCGATGAGTGCATATGACAAGGATTTTAGTGATGCCATTTATGGGGTGGAAGACGATAAAAGGTATGTTACTGAAGCCAGGTTAAAAAAAATGCTTTCTTATGAGATCAATTTAATTGAAGATAGGATCTCCAGGGAAAAGCATCCAAATAAATTATTCTTTAGTTACGCAAATACTGTTGCTACTATAGATTTTGCCAAGAAATATAAAGGTCACGGATGGATAGGAATCCGCTATCAAGTAGATCCAAATGAAGATTATAACGAGATTAGTTTGCATATACGTTTTCACGAAAACGATGCCAGACTTCAGCAAAACACCTTGGGAATACTGGGCGTAAACCTTATTTATGGCGCCTATTACAAGTACGATAACCCTAAAAAATTATTGAGATATCTTTACGATCATATAGATAAAGATCAAATAGAAATAGATACTATCAACTTTTCTGGACCACGGTTCGAAAAAGTGGATAATAGGTTAATGAGCCTGCAACTGGTGAAAAATGGCATGACCGATGCCGTGATGTTTGCTCCCGATGGAAATAACATCCTCCCTGCCAGAATTCTATATAAAAAGAACATACTCGCATTAAGAGGAAGTTTTAGACCGGTTACCAATGTGAATATGGATATGTATAAACGGTCTTTGGAACTTTTTATACAGGAAAATAAAGTGGAAGAGGAAAATACGGAAGTCATTTTCGAAATCACCCTCTCTAATTTACGTGCAGAAGGAGAGATTGATGAACGTGACTTTATGGATCGTGCCGAGTTACTTTGCTCCTTGGGACAAACCGTAATGATTTCCAATTTTCAGGAATATTACAAAGTAGTGGAATATTTCTCCCGTTATACAAAAGAAAGAATGGGACTTGCCATGGGTGTAAATAACCTCATCGATATTTTTGATGAGAAATACTACCGTCATTTAAGTGGCGGAATCTTGGAAGCCTTCGGGAAACTATTCTTCAAAGATCTTAAAGTATACCTCTACCCTCTTAAAGATCAAGAAACTGGTGAGATCATTAATAGCGAGAATTTAAAAGTACATCCCCGCATGAAGGAATTGTTTAAATTCTTTAAATACAACGGTAAAGTGGTGGATATTGAAGGTTACAATCCAAATGTACTGGATATATTCTCCAGAGAGATCTTGCAAATGATACACGAAGGGAAAACGGGATGGGAAAATATGTTGCCGGAACGTACTGCCAGTATGATTAAAAATCAAAATCTTTTTGGTTATAAAGAGCATTCCCTTCAGGATAAATCTTAA